The bacterium genome window below encodes:
- a CDS encoding NYN domain-containing protein, with translation MRKIIYIIDGFNLYHSVRDLKTYTGSSAKWLDISSLCKSYIYLFGKDVLLEKIFYFSAIPYYLKDKSPDKIKRQKDYQLCLESTGIQIELARFKSKNVYCDRCNSTILKHEEKETDVAMAVKIFELFFNNACDDIIIVSGDTDLAPAVRTCKMLFPSKNIIFAFPYHRKNKELATLAPGSFSINKKQYLRYQLPNPVLLKNGEKIYKPSKW, from the coding sequence ATGAGAAAAATTATTTATATAATCGACGGTTTTAATCTCTATCATTCTGTAAGAGACCTAAAAACATATACGGGTTCTTCTGCAAAATGGTTAGATATTTCCTCTCTATGCAAATCTTACATTTATCTATTTGGCAAGGATGTTCTATTAGAAAAGATATTTTACTTTTCAGCCATTCCCTATTATCTTAAAGATAAGAGTCCTGATAAAATTAAACGACAAAAAGATTATCAATTATGTCTTGAATCAACTGGAATTCAAATTGAGCTCGCTCGCTTTAAGAGTAAAAATGTTTACTGTGATAGATGCAATAGTACAATTTTAAAGCATGAAGAAAAAGAAACAGATGTGGCAATGGCTGTAAAAATTTTTGAACTCTTTTTCAACAATGCCTGTGATGATATTATTATTGTTTCTGGTGATACAGATTTAGCTCCCGCAGTTAGAACATGCAAAATGCTTTTTCCAAGCAAAAATATTATTTTTGCTTTTCCCTACCATAGAAAGAATAAAGAATTAGCAACATTGGCTCCTGGATCATTTTCTATAAATAAAAAGCAGTATTTACGCTATCAATTGCCTAATCCCGTACTTTTAAAAAATGGCGAAAAAATTTACAAACCTTCGAAGTGGTAA
- a CDS encoding GntR family transcriptional regulator, with amino-acid sequence MNIKIDTESGLAPYLQIIKQIKYLVACGALKPGDQLPAIRDLAMTLRINPNTVARAYRELGYEKIITSSWGAGTFISEGIKEIAESEKKKVVAETLKQAIHQAGGLGLAKEEIVQLFDNLLNNYKGDTKK; translated from the coding sequence ATGAATATAAAAATAGATACTGAAAGCGGTCTGGCTCCATACCTGCAGATTATCAAACAGATAAAATATCTTGTTGCTTGTGGCGCTTTGAAACCGGGTGACCAACTGCCTGCAATAAGAGACCTTGCTATGACATTAAGAATAAATCCTAATACTGTTGCACGTGCGTATAGGGAGTTGGGCTACGAAAAAATTATTACAAGTAGTTGGGGTGCTGGAACTTTTATTTCGGAAGGGATAAAAGAGATTGCTGAATCTGAAAAAAAGAAGGTTGTTGCAGAAACCTTAAAGCAGGCAATACATCAGGCAGGCGGTTTGGGACTTGCTAAGGAAGAAATTGTTCAACTTTTTGATAATCTGTTAAATAACTACAAAGGAGATACAAAAAAATGA
- a CDS encoding ABC transporter permease: protein MRPLIQKELREHQLFFFLSLAFVLLSVTILIIFKHKINKNNIEWIQMLFYIAVPFIFAVLFGTLPFTKEFTQNTKPFLLTHPVSSTKIFWIKIFTALASLLILLVSYILRVRFFLNIFTVLKIMLVYQEL, encoded by the coding sequence ATGAGACCTCTTATTCAGAAAGAATTGCGTGAACATCAACTATTTTTCTTCCTATCTCTTGCTTTTGTTTTGTTAAGTGTTACAATTTTGATAATATTTAAACATAAGATAAACAAGAATAATATTGAATGGATTCAAATGTTATTCTATATAGCAGTACCTTTTATTTTTGCAGTTTTGTTTGGAACTCTTCCGTTTACAAAAGAGTTTACTCAAAACACAAAACCATTTCTTTTAACTCATCCCGTCAGTTCAACTAAAATATTCTGGATAAAAATTTTTACTGCCCTGGCGTCTCTTTTGATTCTACTTGTTTCTTATATCTTGCGGGTGCGATTTTTTTTAAATATTTTTACGGTCTTAAAGATAATGTTAGTTTACCAAGAACTATAG